Proteins encoded by one window of Ulvibacter sp. MAR_2010_11:
- a CDS encoding amidohydrolase family protein, producing MKKTTSILLLLFCVQFVMAQDYFPKNDGVKEENNNYTAFTNATLYITPTQMVKNGTLLIQNGKVVAAGKSVTIPQNSVIVDLNGKHIYPSFIDPYTGFGVDKPKRAEGDGRSPQYEATREGFYWNDHIMPENDAINVFKYDKKDADEFRKAGFGVVNTHIMDGIARGTGVLVALNDDGSDASRILEDTSGQYFSFSKSVASRQSYPGSLMGSMALLRQMYYDTDWYAKGNATTKDRSLEALIENKSLTSFFEAGSKDNNLRADKIGDLFNINYVIVGGGDEYEMIDKIKASNARYIIPINFPDAFDVSNPYMANYLSLEDMRAWNQEPMNPKTLSDNGVTFSLTTFKLKKPSEFSDKLKKAFDYGFDKTRALEALTTVPAQLLGKSDKIGSLQTGRYANFLITSGDIFDSKTTLYENWVQGNKHIINDKDQKDIRGSYNLSAGGKNYEMNLSGEISKPKIEVKIGDTKYPSKIEYNTNWITFSFTDEASKEVYRGTGVVPAEGTNISGKLILPNGAETSYMATRKGDAPADEADKKEDSENKAPEILPVTYPNIGYGFAVKPRQQDMLFKNATVWTSEDAGVLTNTDVLVKNGKITKIGKNLSAGGATVIDATGKHLTAGVIDEHSHIAALTINEGGHNSSAEVSIEDVVDPEDIDIYRNLAGGVTSIQILHGSANPIGGRSAIIKLKWGEDADGLIYDNSPKFIKFALGENVKQSNWSSFSRFPQTRMGVEQLYVNYFNRAKEYDTKKKSGQPFRYDEEMEVLAEILNGERYISCHSYVQSEINMLMKVAERFNFKVNTFTHILEGYKVADKMAAHGVGGSTFSDWWAYKFEVNDAIPYNAAIMASEGVTVAINSDDSEMSRRLNQEAAKSVKYGGMTEEEAWKMVTINPAKLLHLDNRVGSIKEGKDADLVLWTDHPLSVYARAEKTIIEGKVYFDLEQDKAKRLAIDAERSKLINMMLSEKNGGGKTKPPKKEDKIKFECETIN from the coding sequence ATGAAAAAAACCACCAGTATTCTCTTGCTACTCTTTTGCGTTCAATTTGTCATGGCACAGGATTATTTTCCGAAAAATGACGGCGTAAAAGAAGAAAACAACAACTACACAGCCTTTACCAATGCAACCCTATATATCACCCCTACACAGATGGTGAAAAACGGTACGTTGCTCATTCAAAACGGAAAGGTCGTCGCTGCCGGAAAGTCGGTTACAATTCCTCAAAATTCGGTGATAGTTGATTTGAACGGAAAACACATTTATCCGTCATTCATCGACCCGTATACCGGTTTTGGTGTTGATAAACCGAAGCGTGCTGAAGGCGACGGACGTTCCCCTCAATACGAAGCCACTCGGGAAGGTTTTTACTGGAACGACCATATTATGCCCGAAAATGATGCCATCAATGTCTTTAAATACGATAAAAAAGATGCCGATGAATTCAGAAAGGCAGGATTTGGCGTTGTAAACACCCACATAATGGACGGAATTGCTCGCGGAACGGGTGTTCTTGTGGCTTTAAATGACGACGGAAGTGATGCCAGCCGAATACTTGAAGATACTTCAGGACAGTATTTTTCCTTTTCAAAAAGTGTTGCGAGCAGACAATCCTATCCCGGTTCTCTTATGGGATCCATGGCGTTATTGCGCCAAATGTATTACGATACCGACTGGTACGCGAAAGGAAATGCAACCACCAAGGACCGCTCTTTGGAAGCGCTTATCGAAAATAAATCGCTTACCTCCTTCTTTGAAGCAGGAAGTAAGGACAATAATTTGCGGGCCGATAAAATTGGAGATCTTTTTAACATAAACTATGTGATTGTAGGTGGGGGTGATGAATATGAGATGATCGATAAAATTAAGGCCAGTAATGCCAGATACATTATTCCTATTAATTTCCCGGATGCTTTTGATGTGAGCAATCCCTATATGGCGAATTATCTCTCGCTGGAAGACATGCGCGCTTGGAATCAGGAGCCTATGAATCCGAAAACACTTTCGGACAATGGCGTTACCTTTTCGCTTACTACGTTTAAGTTAAAGAAGCCATCAGAATTTAGTGATAAGCTGAAAAAAGCCTTCGATTACGGTTTTGACAAAACAAGGGCGCTTGAAGCCTTGACCACTGTTCCGGCGCAATTACTTGGTAAAAGCGACAAAATTGGGTCGTTGCAAACAGGCAGATACGCCAACTTTTTAATTACATCGGGCGATATTTTTGATTCCAAAACTACCCTTTATGAAAACTGGGTACAGGGTAACAAACACATCATAAACGATAAAGATCAGAAGGACATCAGAGGTAGTTACAATCTTTCGGCAGGTGGAAAAAATTATGAAATGAATCTTAGCGGTGAGATTTCTAAGCCAAAAATTGAAGTGAAAATAGGTGATACTAAATACCCTTCAAAAATTGAATACAATACCAATTGGATTACTTTCTCCTTTACCGATGAGGCTTCCAAAGAAGTATATCGCGGCACCGGTGTGGTTCCAGCGGAAGGCACAAACATTTCAGGAAAATTAATTCTTCCCAATGGTGCCGAAACATCCTATATGGCAACTCGAAAGGGGGATGCTCCTGCAGATGAAGCAGACAAAAAAGAGGATTCAGAAAATAAAGCTCCCGAAATTCTTCCTGTTACCTATCCGAATATCGGTTACGGATTCGCAGTAAAACCGAGACAACAAGATATGTTGTTTAAAAATGCAACTGTCTGGACGAGCGAAGACGCAGGTGTTTTAACAAATACCGATGTGCTGGTGAAAAACGGAAAGATTACGAAAATTGGTAAAAATCTTTCAGCGGGCGGGGCAACAGTTATCGATGCCACCGGAAAACATCTTACTGCAGGAGTTATCGATGAGCACTCACATATTGCGGCGCTTACCATCAATGAAGGGGGACACAATTCTTCAGCAGAAGTTAGTATTGAAGATGTAGTAGATCCCGAAGACATAGATATCTATCGAAATCTTGCCGGAGGCGTTACCTCTATTCAAATTTTACACGGCTCGGCAAACCCAATTGGCGGTCGCTCTGCGATTATCAAACTGAAATGGGGTGAAGATGCCGATGGATTGATTTACGACAACAGTCCGAAGTTTATAAAATTCGCGTTGGGTGAAAACGTGAAGCAATCCAATTGGAGTAGTTTCAGCCGCTTCCCGCAAACCCGAATGGGTGTGGAACAACTGTATGTAAATTATTTCAACAGAGCCAAAGAATACGATACCAAAAAGAAAAGCGGGCAACCGTTTCGATACGATGAAGAAATGGAGGTTTTGGCTGAAATTCTAAATGGTGAGCGCTATATAAGCTGTCATTCTTACGTACAGAGCGAAATTAACATGCTTATGAAAGTTGCCGAACGTTTTAATTTCAAAGTAAATACGTTTACCCATATTCTGGAAGGTTATAAAGTAGCCGATAAAATGGCAGCTCACGGCGTTGGTGGTTCTACCTTCAGCGACTGGTGGGCGTATAAGTTTGAAGTAAACGATGCTATTCCATACAATGCTGCGATTATGGCGAGCGAAGGAGTTACAGTGGCCATTAACAGTGATGATTCCGAAATGTCCCGAAGACTCAACCAAGAGGCTGCAAAAAGCGTGAAATACGGAGGAATGACCGAAGAAGAAGCCTGGAAAATGGTGACCATTAATCCTGCAAAACTATTGCATTTGGACAATCGTGTGGGAAGTATTAAGGAAGGAAAGGATGCAGATTTGGTGTTGTGGACAGACCACCCGCTTTCGGTATATGCCAGGGCAGAAAAAACCATTATTGAAGGAAAAGTATACTTCGATTTAGAGCAAGACAAGGCAAAAAGACTTGCCATTGATGCCGAACGCAGCAAGCTTATCAATATGATGTTAAGTGAAAAAAACGGGGGTGGAAAAACCAAACCTCCTAAAAAAGAGGATAAAATTAAATTTGAATGTGAAACCATAAACTAA
- a CDS encoding DUF3810 domain-containing protein, producing the protein MQRRTRLILTFLLPVQIIVLQILKNFPEFVETYYSRGLYPVLSKMSRYLFGWIPFSLGDVFYLLIAILALRWVFKNYNRLWKEPVWFFMDITATLSIVYFVFNILWGLNYYRIPLHTSLDLASDYTTEELISTTERLIAKSNEMHRQLGYADTVKIELPYTQKEMFQKSIDGYQKLENEFPNLAYSPRSIKKSGWSLGLTYMGYSGYYNPFSGEAQVNNLIKTYKFPVVSCHEEAHQIGYARENEANFIATLATLHNDDPYIQYAGYIFALRYCINELARRDLEKYEETLTTINPGILESYKEMRDFWASYANPFETFSKLFWDQFLKANNQSNGIMSYSYMVALVVNYFEDKPF; encoded by the coding sequence ATGCAAAGAAGAACGCGCCTCATCCTCACCTTTTTGTTACCTGTTCAAATTATTGTATTGCAAATTCTGAAAAATTTCCCCGAATTTGTTGAAACCTATTACAGCCGTGGTTTGTACCCTGTACTTTCCAAAATGTCGCGATACCTCTTTGGCTGGATTCCCTTTTCATTAGGTGATGTATTTTATCTGCTCATTGCTATTTTAGCATTGCGATGGGTATTTAAAAACTACAACCGTCTTTGGAAAGAACCGGTTTGGTTTTTTATGGATATTACGGCTACCCTATCTATTGTTTATTTTGTATTTAATATACTGTGGGGACTTAACTACTACAGAATTCCATTACATACTTCGCTTGACCTGGCAAGTGATTACACCACCGAAGAATTAATTTCGACCACCGAACGCCTCATTGCGAAATCGAATGAGATGCATCGGCAACTTGGATATGCCGACACGGTAAAAATAGAGCTGCCTTATACTCAAAAAGAGATGTTTCAAAAATCGATTGATGGCTACCAAAAGCTGGAAAACGAATTTCCAAATCTGGCATATTCCCCCAGAAGCATCAAAAAAAGTGGTTGGAGTTTGGGGCTCACCTATATGGGTTATAGCGGTTACTACAATCCTTTTTCGGGAGAAGCACAGGTAAATAATCTTATAAAAACCTATAAGTTTCCTGTGGTGAGTTGTCATGAAGAAGCCCACCAAATTGGCTATGCTCGAGAAAATGAAGCCAATTTTATAGCTACCTTGGCAACACTGCACAACGATGATCCGTATATTCAATACGCCGGTTACATTTTTGCTTTACGTTATTGTATCAATGAACTGGCGCGGCGTGATCTTGAAAAATACGAAGAAACTCTAACTACCATCAACCCGGGAATTCTGGAGAGTTATAAAGAAATGCGCGATTTCTGGGCGAGCTATGCCAATCCGTTTGAAACCTTTTCAAAACTATTTTGGGATCAGTTTTTAAAGGCCAACAATCAATCCAACGGTATAATGAGCTATAGTTATATGGTGGCATTGGTGGTAAACTACTTTGAGGACAAACCATTTTAA